In Edaphobacter bradus, the following are encoded in one genomic region:
- a CDS encoding TonB-dependent receptor, protein MRFISSLVAAGCLSAVAGFAQNTNSADLRGTVTDATGAAIAGATVSVQDVDKGITRTLVTDAAGLYDSGSIVPDHYLVTISAPGFKTLVRGPLTLMVGTETVNGQLAIGGVQEQVVVTEDLPLLDTESGSQSNTMTSGTMSQLPQYGADWQNFVTLLPGVSFSYRSGQTVSANGNLPYNTVLADGATTTLPMSQNADVTVFETTSEVKVDTSSFSAQYGIGGVIFNQVTKGGSNQWHGALYEYLQNTALNTADYAFGQKSAPGFQRYDNYGGSISGPVLKNKLFFYFNYDKTYSNGGSGTGFATVPTDAQRAGDFTGMPTIYDPTTQTVDSQGNLHRKSFIQEYGSNKIPASMIDPVAKAINTYFPEPNVTGPQTVSTNGLPQNNFFYQNVPNLNPFTKFFGRLDYTPVASHRITISETESDNPAEYRNQNICPVNCQHGDVSRDNAQVSDVWTIRPNMINEARIGFTDQLNFFTPFSIGQGFPSKLGWKFAKADVFPTINIYGTNYMTAESNAVYKEMLFDPSDVVTLIHGRHVLHFGGEILINRADSTAWGNINGGYMGFSGDYTASDVGQGGTSGTEYADYLLGYVKQWSANVNPEWGGRLKNPQAFAQDDIKLRPNLTVNLGLRWQGISGWTEVKGNMATFDPNVTNPANGSLGAAWFGTTKANGRDRLQSGVWSTFLPRVGVSYSLNPQTVIRGGFGLFAYTWSVDTYGSGMGGAFGSSGGEYDNTNGINPVVLLSSDGNTNYQGAAGKSINSLYLTAPSTPDAFNGQPLGYNQYHTPVPKIYQWNATVQRELGSSMMAQAAYVGSHGYNLNFGVDINQVPANKLSDHDAEGSTNARPYPLFQGIGGSTNNAISNYHSLQLSFQKRMSRGLEAGVNYTWSHFLDDQDSSGWGSSAGSTHYQSSYCVSCNYGPSNFDIRHLFNASVVYLLPFGKNGMFLTHNSLVDAAVGGWQISAIVRKNTGTPFTPLMATNTTFAQAGDQYPNLVGNPHLAHRSLNEWFNVDAYADPGKFKFGNVRRNSLVGPGYSILNLSLGKNFSIHENVKLQIRADANNFLNHASFANPNPNIGNGNHADINSTTTSSRHIQLYARLSF, encoded by the coding sequence ATGCGTTTTATAAGTAGCCTAGTGGCGGCCGGATGCTTATCGGCTGTGGCAGGCTTCGCGCAAAATACCAATTCCGCCGATTTGCGCGGTACGGTCACCGATGCCACCGGAGCAGCCATTGCCGGTGCGACTGTCTCGGTACAGGATGTCGACAAGGGAATTACACGAACCCTGGTGACAGACGCCGCCGGTTTGTATGACTCAGGCTCGATTGTGCCGGACCATTACCTCGTGACCATTTCGGCGCCTGGCTTCAAGACCCTGGTTCGCGGCCCGCTCACTCTGATGGTGGGCACAGAGACGGTCAACGGCCAGCTTGCCATCGGCGGAGTGCAGGAGCAGGTGGTCGTGACGGAGGACCTTCCGCTTCTGGACACAGAGTCAGGTTCGCAGTCCAACACGATGACCTCCGGAACCATGTCGCAGCTGCCTCAGTATGGAGCTGATTGGCAGAACTTCGTGACTCTGCTGCCCGGCGTCTCCTTCAGCTACCGGTCTGGACAGACGGTCTCGGCAAACGGAAACCTGCCTTACAACACTGTGCTTGCGGACGGCGCAACGACTACCCTGCCGATGAGCCAGAACGCAGACGTTACGGTCTTTGAGACGACATCCGAGGTCAAGGTCGACACGTCGTCGTTCTCGGCGCAGTACGGGATTGGCGGCGTCATCTTCAACCAGGTCACCAAGGGCGGATCAAACCAGTGGCATGGGGCGCTCTACGAGTATCTGCAGAACACGGCGCTCAACACTGCGGATTACGCCTTCGGCCAGAAGTCTGCACCGGGCTTCCAGCGGTATGACAACTATGGCGGTTCGATCAGCGGCCCTGTTCTCAAGAACAAGCTGTTCTTCTACTTCAACTACGACAAGACATACAGCAACGGTGGTTCAGGCACCGGTTTTGCCACTGTGCCGACAGATGCCCAGCGCGCCGGCGACTTCACCGGAATGCCGACGATCTACGATCCCACCACGCAGACCGTCGATTCTCAGGGCAATCTTCATCGCAAGTCGTTCATCCAGGAGTATGGCAGCAACAAGATTCCTGCAAGCATGATCGACCCCGTGGCCAAGGCGATCAACACCTACTTCCCGGAGCCGAACGTTACCGGGCCCCAGACGGTCAGCACGAATGGCCTGCCCCAGAACAACTTCTTCTATCAGAACGTACCTAACCTGAACCCCTTCACCAAGTTCTTCGGGCGTCTGGACTACACGCCGGTTGCCAGTCACCGGATCACGATCTCCGAGACCGAAAGCGATAACCCGGCCGAATACCGGAACCAGAACATCTGCCCGGTCAATTGCCAGCATGGAGATGTGAGCCGTGATAACGCACAGGTCTCCGACGTGTGGACGATCAGGCCCAACATGATCAACGAAGCCCGCATTGGCTTTACGGACCAGTTGAACTTCTTCACGCCCTTCTCGATCGGTCAGGGCTTCCCGTCGAAACTGGGATGGAAGTTCGCCAAGGCGGACGTCTTCCCGACGATCAACATCTACGGCACCAACTACATGACCGCGGAGAGCAACGCCGTCTACAAGGAGATGCTCTTTGACCCGTCGGACGTCGTCACGCTGATCCACGGACGCCACGTGCTGCACTTTGGCGGCGAGATCCTGATCAACCGCGCCGACTCGACTGCCTGGGGCAACATCAATGGCGGTTACATGGGATTCTCCGGCGACTACACGGCGTCGGACGTCGGCCAAGGCGGTACCTCGGGCACCGAATATGCGGACTACCTTCTGGGCTACGTCAAGCAGTGGTCTGCAAACGTGAACCCCGAGTGGGGCGGCCGGCTCAAGAATCCTCAGGCCTTTGCGCAGGACGACATCAAGCTCCGTCCGAACCTGACGGTGAACCTCGGACTGCGTTGGCAGGGAATCAGCGGGTGGACGGAAGTGAAGGGCAACATGGCGACCTTCGATCCGAACGTGACGAACCCGGCCAACGGGAGCCTGGGAGCCGCGTGGTTCGGTACAACAAAGGCCAACGGCCGCGATCGTCTGCAGTCCGGGGTTTGGAGCACCTTCCTCCCGCGTGTTGGCGTCTCTTACTCGTTGAATCCGCAGACGGTGATCCGTGGAGGCTTTGGTCTCTTCGCTTACACCTGGAGCGTGGATACTTACGGCTCAGGCATGGGAGGCGCCTTTGGTTCCTCGGGCGGCGAGTATGACAACACGAATGGAATCAATCCAGTGGTGTTGTTGAGTTCCGACGGTAATACCAACTATCAGGGAGCGGCTGGAAAGAGCATCAATTCGCTATATCTCACCGCTCCATCTACCCCGGATGCCTTCAACGGTCAGCCTCTTGGCTACAACCAGTACCATACGCCTGTTCCGAAGATCTACCAGTGGAACGCAACTGTTCAGCGTGAGCTCGGATCCTCGATGATGGCCCAGGCTGCATATGTTGGGAGCCACGGCTACAACCTGAACTTTGGAGTAGACATCAACCAGGTCCCAGCGAACAAGCTGAGCGATCATGATGCCGAGGGTTCGACCAACGCCCGTCCGTATCCCCTGTTCCAGGGCATCGGCGGGAGCACGAACAACGCCATCTCCAACTATCACTCGCTACAGCTCTCGTTCCAGAAGCGGATGTCGCGTGGCCTTGAAGCGGGCGTCAACTACACCTGGTCTCACTTCCTCGATGATCAGGACTCGTCGGGATGGGGCAGCAGTGCAGGCTCAACGCACTACCAAAGCTCCTATTGCGTGTCCTGCAACTACGGCCCATCGAACTTTGACATTCGTCACCTGTTCAACGCATCGGTGGTCTACCTTCTGCCGTTCGGCAAGAATGGGATGTTCCTGACGCATAACTCGCTCGTCGATGCTGCGGTTGGCGGCTGGCAGATCTCCGCAATTGTGCGGAAGAATACCGGCACTCCCTTCACCCCGCTGATGGCGACGAATACCACCTTCGCACAGGCAGGCGATCAGTATCCGAACCTGGTCGGAAACCCGCACCTTGCCCACCGCAGTCTGAACGAGTGGTTCAATGTGGATGCCTATGCAGACCCAGGAAAGTTCAAGTTCGGCAATGTTCGCCGCAACTCTCTCGTGGGGCCAGGGTACTCCATCCTGAACCTTTCGCTGGGCAAGAACTTCTCCATCCATGAGAATGTGAAGCTGCAGATTCGGGCAGATGCGAATAACTTCTTGAACCATGCCAGCTTCGCCAATCCTAATCCGAACATCGGAAACGGAAACCACGCTGACATCAACAGCACAACGACCAGCTCACGTCACATCCAGCTCTACGCACGCCTCTCGTTCTAA
- a CDS encoding family 16 glycosylhydrolase → MRSLFLAGAVLLNGLAVLGCSGAGNGSGAGSGATGSVATPTFSTTAAQNGAVILAMATTTGGAKVRYTIDGSTPTPSSPIYQTPILISSNLTIKAIGTASGVTSSSVATWTPSTTIASGTLVWSDEFNNSTSANAQPNPAVWGYDTGASGFGNSELEDYCSWNSSASPCDPTKPNAYVGTDGYLHIAARQPSPGVYTSARLKSEGLFSLLYGRIEAKILVPESQGFWPAFWMLGNNIATDGWPASGELDIQERVNAASTPDWNMGSVHGTGFFGTNLGTKYNFPTGQTAAGWHTYGMIWSPGKIQYYIDDPVNNIYVTYTPTSITSLPGSVWPFDSGNAQFFILNLAVGGSWPGSPTSSTPFPSETLVDYVRVYAY, encoded by the coding sequence ATGCGATCTCTCTTTCTGGCTGGAGCTGTGTTACTGAATGGGCTGGCTGTGCTCGGATGCAGCGGAGCCGGGAATGGCTCGGGAGCAGGCAGCGGCGCTACCGGCAGCGTGGCGACTCCGACGTTCTCGACCACCGCCGCGCAAAACGGCGCGGTGATCCTCGCCATGGCCACCACGACCGGCGGGGCAAAGGTGCGCTACACGATCGACGGGTCCACTCCGACTCCATCCTCGCCGATCTATCAGACGCCTATTCTCATCTCGTCCAATCTGACCATCAAGGCCATCGGCACCGCCTCCGGTGTCACCTCGAGCAGCGTGGCCACCTGGACCCCCTCGACGACGATTGCATCCGGCACACTGGTCTGGTCCGACGAGTTCAACAACTCCACGAGCGCCAACGCCCAGCCCAACCCGGCAGTGTGGGGCTATGACACAGGAGCCAGCGGCTTTGGCAACTCGGAGCTTGAGGACTACTGCAGCTGGAACTCCTCGGCCAGCCCGTGCGACCCAACCAAGCCGAACGCCTACGTGGGAACCGATGGCTACCTGCATATCGCAGCACGGCAGCCCTCACCTGGCGTCTACACCTCAGCTCGCCTGAAGTCGGAAGGACTGTTCAGCCTCCTATACGGCCGCATCGAAGCAAAGATCCTGGTGCCGGAGTCGCAAGGCTTCTGGCCCGCATTCTGGATGCTGGGCAACAACATCGCCACCGACGGCTGGCCCGCCTCTGGAGAACTCGACATCCAGGAGCGCGTCAATGCAGCATCAACCCCCGACTGGAACATGGGATCCGTGCACGGCACCGGATTTTTCGGGACCAATCTGGGGACCAAATACAACTTCCCGACCGGGCAGACTGCGGCCGGCTGGCATACCTATGGAATGATCTGGTCTCCCGGCAAGATTCAGTACTACATCGACGACCCGGTGAACAACATCTACGTCACTTACACTCCGACGAGCATAACCTCGCTTCCGGGCTCCGTCTGGCCCTTCGACTCGGGCAACGCACAGTTCTTCATCCTGAATCTCGCAGTTGGCGGGAGTTGGCCTGGCAGCCCAACCAGCTCCACGCCATTCCCATCGGAGACACTGGTGGACTACGTCCGCGTCTACGCCTACTAG